The sequence CGCGCTACGAGACCGATCAGCATGTCGCGCTCTAGCTCGCTCGCCAAGCTCTTGGGAATCGCCCTCGTTCTTCCCGTCCTCGTGCTGGTCGGCGAGTACCTCCACCGGGTGGCCCGTTTTCGCCATGCCTGGGGCGCCGAAGCCCCGGTAGCGGCGGCTAAGGACTTGCTCCTCGAGATCGTCCAGAGGTTTCCGAGCCCTCTGGACAAGGCGCGGCTCGAGTCGTCGGGCCTTCCCGTTTACCAGCTTCGCCTCCAGTCGAACGATTTGACTGCACTTCGTAACCTCGCGGCCGAGGTCTCCGCGGCCCGCGTTTCTACGGGAATCCTGCGCGATTACGTCCCTGCCCAGTTTCTCTTGGAAGATGGTCGCTGGCTTCCCATCGAAGTGAAGCTTCGCGGCAAGACAGCCGGGCATTACGCCAGACAGAGGCCATCATTGCGGCTGAAGTTTCCCCGGAACCACTACTTCGAGGGAAAACGACACATCAACATCTCGAACCCCTCCGACAAGGGCGTCACCAAGGACCTGACGACGAACTGGGAGCTCGCCCGTCATGGAATCCTGACCTGGGACAGTCGTTTCGTCGTCCTCAAGATCAACGAAAAGGTCGTGGGACTCTTTCAAGAGATCGAGGAGATCGGCCGGCCGATGCTCGACCGCGGCGGCCGCTCCGAGGGCTTCATCTTCGACGGCAACGGCCAGCTCGCGGGAGCCCCGGGTGGGTTCGGATGGGACAAGGCGGAGAGTGCCATAAAACGGCTGCTCCAGTGCAAAGAGGAGACGAGCTCACCGCCCGACGCGGATCCCTGTAATTGGACGTTCCTTCAGACTTATACGGACACGGACCGGTTTGCTTGGGCTGCGGCCGTCACGACCCTTGTGGGAAGCACCCACGCCTGGAGCAACAACAACCTTCACGTCTATTACGACCCCGCTCGGGGGACGTTCGAGCCCATTCCCTGGGACTATCTCGGCTACCGGATCGACCCCGAAACAACGATCGAGGGCGAGACCGCGACCAACGAGGCACGGGCCTTCTTGAGGATTCCCGAGTTTAGGCGGATGCGGGATGAGCGGCTGTGGACTTTGATTACCGAGAGGGTCGAGCCCATGATCGCGCACGCCAACGAGGCCTTCGCCCGGCTCGATGCGGCTTTCCGCTACGACAACCACGCAATCCGTTCCTCGAGAGGCCATCGCATCCACGAGGCTTTCATCGAGGAGCTCGAAAGCAATGCCGCCTATCTTTCCACTCTGTTTCGTACCGCGGAGCTCGGCGTCGTGGTCCGTCCGACCCAGAACGAAGGAAGCGTGGTGGTCGAGCTCGAGAACCGGGGCAAGGCCTTCGTGTGGGTGACCGGTGTCGTCGTGGCGCGGAACGGAAAACGGGTCGTCGTGCCGCTCCCGGAGCACGAGCTCGTCGACGGCCAATGGTCCGGCGAGCCAGGCAGATCCCGCCTGGCCATCAGAGAGGTCCTTGACGTCGAGATCATTGGACTCGCGGCGCGAAACGGTGTTACTGGCGAGCTCTTGGCCGATGACGACGTTCAGATCCGTTCCTCTGAGATCACCGTGGCGTCACTGGATCGCGAAGAGATGCCGGATTCGGCGCCGGTGCTTCCGGGAAACGCGCGCCGGGAGGGACGAACGATCGTTCTGGGACCCGGCGTGGTGCACCTCGACGCCACCTGGGAAGTCCCACAGAGCTACTCCGTCCAGGTCGAGCCCGGAACGACGATCGAGCTCGAGGACGGAGCGTCGCTCATCGTCTACGGAGACCTCACCGCGGTCGGAACGGCTCGCGAGCCCATCGCGGTTCGCGGAGCGAAATCCAAGAGTGGGTGGGGAGCCCTCGTCGTTCAAGGGCGGCGCGCCGAGCGCAGCACCGTCCGGCTCGAGCACGTGATCCTCGAGGGGGGGGCCGGCGCCGAGAATGACCGGACCCATTTCACCGGGGCCCTCTCGGTGACCGATGCGGTGATCTCGTTGCGTGAATCGCGTTTCGTGGACATCGCCGCGATCGATGGGATCAATTTCAAGTACTGCGATGTCGAGATGCGGAACAATGTCTTTTCCAACACCGCCGAGGACGCCGTGGACCTCGATTTCTGTACCGGTGTCGTCGTGGGAAACCACGTGTTCGGGGCGGGCGGCGATGGGCTGGACTTCAGTGGCTCCGATCTCGATGTCGAGCAGAACATCATCGAGAACTGCGTCGACAAGGGAATGAGCGTGGGTGAGAAGACCGTGGCTCGGATCCGGGACAACCAGATCGACCGTTGCTACACCGGCATCGCCTCCAAAGATGGATCGGACGTCACCATCGAGGCGACTCGATTGACCGGCCTCGACGTGGGGGTTTCCATCTATCGCAAGAAGCTCACTTTTGGCACACCCGTCGCGAGACTCAGCCGGGTGGTCATGGCGGACGTGAATACCGCGATTCTCGATAGCCACGAAGGCGATCTCACGGTAGCCGATTCCACCCTGTACGTCGTGGGAGACGAGCCGCGGTCCTCCCGGCGAGGACTGAGCGTCGTTCGCGTGAAGCAGGTCCCGCACTCACCGGCGTCCGAGGCGATTCACGAGACGAGCTCGGTTTCGGGGGCTCCGTAAGACGTTCAGCTCGCTCCAGCGAGCGCCCGAGTTACCCGGGCTCGTGCGCTTCGGTCTCGCGAGGGGTCGAGCGGCTCTCGGCGGCCGCGAGTCCGATGAGAGCAATGGCGAGGCCGAGGACGATCCAGAAAAAGCTGTTCCCCAACTGAGGAAACAGACTTCTTCCCGTCAAACCCGCGACGAGATACGACCCGAGCGCTACCAGCGCCCCTCGGAGATGCTCGGCCATGGCCGGGTCGGTCGAGATCTGAAGACTCTGCTTCAGCTTCCAGAGAACGACGAAAAGAAAGGCCATGAGAATCGTGAACCCAACGACGCCCGCATCGAGGAGCAATTCCACGAACATGTTGTGGGGATGGCGAACGTCCAGAATCGCGCCGCGCTCGGCCATCTGCGATGCCCCGGTGGCGAACCGCCCGTTACCCAGGAACAGCTTTTCCGGATCGGCGGCCGCCTCTTCGAGCAAAGGAATCCAGAGGGTATCGATCCGTCCCGCGGAGACGGCATTTCGATCTCCCGATTCGAGGCGATAGTTGAGGCGTTCTGCGATCTGGGACCAGGCGAAAAACGTGACGACGGCGATGGCGGCGGCGATGAGGGGAACGTACCTGACCCTTTTCGAAAGAGCCAGGTAGCCGACGACTCCGATCGGAACCGACAAATATCCCGTCCGGGACAGAAGCGTCCCGACGGAGGCTATACCGAGAACGAAGCAGACCGCGCTCAGCGTGTCCCGCGTCCGGAACCAGCGCGCGAGGATTATCGGAATCCCGATGATGGGGAAAGTCACGAGCCCGTTTCGGTGGAGCCCGAGGGTCGACATGTAGTTGTCGTTGATGACTTTCGCCTCGGCGCCTGGCCCGGCCATGAAGAAATACACGTAGAGCACGAAGGCGCCCAGCGACCCAACCGCAAGGGTCACGGCGGTCGTCAAGAACTCGGCGTCTTTTCGCGTTCTGATGAACCGCGCCACGATGACGAGTGGTAGAAAGTAGACGAACGGTTTCACGAGGTGGGTGAGGATGTGCTCCGACGGGCTCAACGGCTCGAGCACGTAGTAATTGATGGTCTCCAAGTTGGCGAGAGAGCGGAAGACGGCCACGGAGAAAACCGCCGCCCAGGCGAAGGCCAGGCCGGTAGCGTAGGTGGGGAGCTTCGTGCCCTTCTTCCAGTTGATGACCGAAACGAAGACAACCAGGACCATGAGCAGGTTGAGCAGCTTCGTGCCGGAAAAGCCCGCGAGGTTGACTCGAAAGGGATCCGTGCCGCTGAAGGGCAGGAGCACGACCAGCAGCGAAAGGGCCCAAAGTGGTCTACCGGCGATGAGAAGGACGACGACCGAGCCGATGAGAAAGAAGACGACGAGGAGGCTTGCGGAGACGATGGCGGAGCCCACGAAAGCCCCGGCGGCCAGTGCGGCGGAGAGGACCAACGCGGCGCGGAGGGAGGGCGCGAATCGACTTCCCCCCAAAATGGATCTGGGACCGGTGTGGCTCGTCGGGCTCGATGCGTCGAAGTACATGAACGCGGTTATTGGTTACGTGAGCGTCGGCTTTGGGGGGATAGGGACCGACGTCGCGGGGAGCGAACCAGCCGCCGCCCCGCGTCCAGAAGATTATACCGTCGGAGGCCGCTCTCATCAACACCGGGAGTCGACGGGTGATGCCTCGAGCCCCGCTAACCGGGTTGCACATCTCCCGATGGCCGAGCGCGGCGTCACGGTCTGACGGTTGACGGCGTAACGGTGACGCTGGGCTAGGGCGAGCTCTTCCCCCCTTGGCTGCGGCCAAGCTGGGCAGCAGCCAGCCTCGCGGTCGCCCGCTCATAGGCGTTTCTGGCTCGTTCCAGGTCGTACGCCGTCCCAAACTGCTGCAACCGCTCCAACGCCCGCTGCTTGGCGGTCTCGGCCCGTTCGAGGTCGATGTCTCCCGCGAGCTCCGCGGTCTCCACCAACACGGTGACTTTGTGGGGAAGGATTTCGGCAAAGCCCCAGTGGACGGCCACGAACGCGTTTCGCCGCCCGATTCGGTACCGCAACTCCCCGGCGCGCAGCTGGGTCAGGAACGGGCGGTGGCCCGGGAGCACTCCGAAGTGACCTTGGACGCCTGGCGCCTCGACCTCGTCGACCGACTCGCGCAGTACGACTCCGGCCGGAGTCACGATCTCTAGCTCGATGCGCTTATCGTCCATCTCTATCTCTCTCTGTACTCAATGCCGTGGCGGGACCTGCGATCGCCCGGCCGCCACGGCTCGGCCCTTGCGGCGCTGCGCGCCGATCTCGCGGCAGACGTTTGGCCACCGCTCGGCAGGCTGGGTCGTACTTTCTAATCAGCCTGGCTAAGCCGCCGCCATGCGTTCTGCGTTCTGCTCGACCTCCTCGATTCCCCCCGCCATGTAGAACGCTTGCTCGGGAATGTGATCGTACTCGCCCCGAACCAGTCGGTTGAACGCTTTCACCGTCTCCTCCAGCGGGACGTAGCGACCGGGCCGGCCGGTGAACTGTTCGGCAACCTGGAACGGCTGGGAGAAAAACCTCTGGATCTTGCGCGCCCGCGCCACCGTGACTTTGTCTTCTTCGGAGAGCTCATCGATGCCCAGGATCGCAATGATGTCCTGGAGGTCTTTGTAGCGCTGGAGAATCTCCTTGACCGCGAAGGCTACACGATAGTGCTCCTCCCCGATGACGCGCGGATCGAGGATGCGCGAGGTGGACGCGAGCGGATCCACGGCGGGGTAGATACCGAGCTCGGCGATCTGACGGGAGAGCTGGGTCGTGGCGTCGAGGTGGGAGAACGTAGTGGCCACGCCGGGGTCGGTGTAGTCGTCTGCGGGAACGTAGATGGCCTGAATCGACGTGATCGACCCCTTGTCGGTCGAAGTGATGCGCTCCTCGAGGTCGCCCATCTCGGACGCGAGAGTCGGCTGGTAGCCAACCGCGGAAGGCATGCGTCCCAGTAGCGCCGAGACTTCCATGCCCGCGAGGGTATAGCGGTAGATATTGTCGATGAAAAGGAGAACGTCCTGCCCCTCGTCGCGGAAGTATTCCGCCACCGTGAGACCCGTGAGCCCCACGCGGAGGCGCACGCCGGGCGGCTCGTTCATCTGACCATAAATGAGGGCTGCCTTTTCGATGACGCCAGACTCCTTCATCTCGAGCCACAAATCGTTTCCCTCGCGCGTGCGCTCCCCCACCCCCGCGAAGACGGAGAAACCCCCGTGTTGCGTGGCGATGTTGTGGATGAGCTCCATGATGATCACCGTCTTACCCACTCCGGCTCCGCCGAACAATCCGACCTTGCCACCGCGTACGTATGGCTCGAGCAGGTCGATGACCTTGATTCCCGTCTCGAACATCTCGAGCTTCGTGCTCTGCTCGGTAAACGCGGGCGCCTCACGGTGAATCGGATAGCGCGTCTCGCTCTCGATTGGACCTAGTCGGTCCACGGGCTCACCGAGGACGTTCATGACACGACCGAGGGTACTCGGGCCGACGGGCACGGTGATGGGCTGTCCGGTATCGGCCACCGTCATTCCGCGAACCAGACCGTCGGTGGGCTGCATGGCTACGGTTCGGACGCGATTTTCCCCGAGGTGCTGCTGCACCTCGACGGTGATCTCGAGCTCCTCGGTGGAAAGCTTCTTGTCATCCTTGATCGTTAGCGCATTGTATATGGCCGGTAGCTGACCGCTCGCGAACTCCACGTCCACGACGTTTCCGATCACTTGAACCACTCGGCCCAGGTTGCTTTGTTTCGGCTGCGGCATGATCTCGGTTCTCTCCTGACTAACGTATCGCCTCGGCACCGGAAACGACTTCGAGAATTTCGGTGGTGATGCTCGCCTGACGGACCTTGTTCATCGTCAGCGTCAGCTTTTCGATGAGCTCGGTGGCGTTCCGCGTGGCGTTCTCCATCGCCGTCATCCTTGCCGCATGCTCGGCGGCAGCGGATTCGAGAAGCGCGTGCCATACCTGATACTCCACGTGGCGCGGAATGATCGCATCGTAGATCTCGGCTGCGGTCGGCTCGTAGATATAGTCGAGCTCTTCGGCAACGTTCTCGAAATGGAGCTTCTCGAGAGGCAGGAGCCTTTCGACGACGACGTCCTGCTGCATGACGCTCTTGAACTCGTTGTAGATGAGAAAAACGGCATCGACTCTGTCTTCGGCGTCGGGATCGTCCTTGGAGTAGCGCTCGATGAGCGGCCTCGCGATACTTCCCGCGGTCTCGTAGGACAGCTCGCGAAACACGTCGGGATACTCCTGTCGGATCGAACGGCGCCTTCGAAAGTAGTCCCGTGCTTTTTTCCCAACCACTTGAAGCTCGAGGCGCTCGCAGGTGATACCACGAAGGAACTGCTCGGCCGATTTCAGAATGTTGGCGTTGAACGAGCCGCAGAGGCCCTTGTCCGCGGTGATGACGACGACGTCGACATGGTTCGGCTCACGGGCGCGAAGCAGGGGATGGCTCTCGGGATCGGCGCGGGTTGCGAGGCTATTGAGGACCTCGAGCATCTTCTTGGCGAAGGGCCGGGCGGACAGGATGGCGTCCTGAGCCCGCCTCAGCTTTGCCGCGGCGACCATCTTCATGGCCTTGGTGATCTGTTGGGTGTTCTTGACGCTCCGGGTGCGTCGCCTCAAATCGCGCAGGCTGGCCATCTTACGCCGCCGACGACTCCGATGCCTCGCTCTTGAATCTTTCCTTGAACTCGTCCAGTGCTCGCTCGAGCTTGGCTTTGAGGTCCTCTTCCAAGGTCTTCTTCTCTCGGATGGCCTGGAGCACACCTGGGTGGCGCTCATCGAGGTATTCGTAGAGGCGGGCCTCGAATCTGCGGCATTCCGACACCGGCAGATCGTCGAGATAGCCGTTGTTGGCCGCGTAGATGACGGCAACCTGCTTTTCCACCGGGACGGGCTCGTATTGGTCCTGCTTCAAGATCTGCACCAAGCGCTCGCCTTTGGCGAGCTGCGCCTGCGTGGCCTTGTCGAGGTCCGAGCCGAACTGGGCGAATGCGGCCATCTCCCGATACTGGGCGAGCTCGAGCCTCATCGTACCTGCCACCTGACGCATCGCCTTGATCTGCGCCGAGCCTCCCACGCGGCTGACGGAGTTACCGACGTTGATGGCCGGGCGGATGCCGGCATTGAAGAGGTCGCTCTCGAGATAGATCTGACCGTCGGTAATCGAAATGACATTCGTTGGCACGTAGGCGGAGAGATCGCCCGCCTGGGTCTCGATGAACGGAAACGCCGTCAGGGAGCCCCCGCCCATGGCCTCGGAGAGCTTCGCCGCCCTTTCGAGAAGGCGGGAGTGGAGGTAGAACACGTCGCCGGGAAAAGCCTCGCGACCAGGAGGCCTTCGCAGCAACAGGGAAATCTCACGGTAAGCAGCCGCGTGCTTCGACAGATCGTCGTAGATGCAAAATGC comes from Vicinamibacteria bacterium and encodes:
- a CDS encoding right-handed parallel beta-helix repeat-containing protein, with the protein product MSRSSSLAKLLGIALVLPVLVLVGEYLHRVARFRHAWGAEAPVAAAKDLLLEIVQRFPSPLDKARLESSGLPVYQLRLQSNDLTALRNLAAEVSAARVSTGILRDYVPAQFLLEDGRWLPIEVKLRGKTAGHYARQRPSLRLKFPRNHYFEGKRHINISNPSDKGVTKDLTTNWELARHGILTWDSRFVVLKINEKVVGLFQEIEEIGRPMLDRGGRSEGFIFDGNGQLAGAPGGFGWDKAESAIKRLLQCKEETSSPPDADPCNWTFLQTYTDTDRFAWAAAVTTLVGSTHAWSNNNLHVYYDPARGTFEPIPWDYLGYRIDPETTIEGETATNEARAFLRIPEFRRMRDERLWTLITERVEPMIAHANEAFARLDAAFRYDNHAIRSSRGHRIHEAFIEELESNAAYLSTLFRTAELGVVVRPTQNEGSVVVELENRGKAFVWVTGVVVARNGKRVVVPLPEHELVDGQWSGEPGRSRLAIREVLDVEIIGLAARNGVTGELLADDDVQIRSSEITVASLDREEMPDSAPVLPGNARREGRTIVLGPGVVHLDATWEVPQSYSVQVEPGTTIELEDGASLIVYGDLTAVGTAREPIAVRGAKSKSGWGALVVQGRRAERSTVRLEHVILEGGAGAENDRTHFTGALSVTDAVISLRESRFVDIAAIDGINFKYCDVEMRNNVFSNTAEDAVDLDFCTGVVVGNHVFGAGGDGLDFSGSDLDVEQNIIENCVDKGMSVGEKTVARIRDNQIDRCYTGIASKDGSDVTIEATRLTGLDVGVSIYRKKLTFGTPVARLSRVVMADVNTAILDSHEGDLTVADSTLYVVGDEPRSSRRGLSVVRVKQVPHSPASEAIHETSSVSGAP
- a CDS encoding O-antigen ligase family protein, whose product is MVLSAALAAGAFVGSAIVSASLLVVFFLIGSVVVLLIAGRPLWALSLLVVLLPFSGTDPFRVNLAGFSGTKLLNLLMVLVVFVSVINWKKGTKLPTYATGLAFAWAAVFSVAVFRSLANLETINYYVLEPLSPSEHILTHLVKPFVYFLPLVIVARFIRTRKDAEFLTTAVTLAVGSLGAFVLYVYFFMAGPGAEAKVINDNYMSTLGLHRNGLVTFPIIGIPIILARWFRTRDTLSAVCFVLGIASVGTLLSRTGYLSVPIGVVGYLALSKRVRYVPLIAAAIAVVTFFAWSQIAERLNYRLESGDRNAVSAGRIDTLWIPLLEEAAADPEKLFLGNGRFATGASQMAERGAILDVRHPHNMFVELLLDAGVVGFTILMAFLFVVLWKLKQSLQISTDPAMAEHLRGALVALGSYLVAGLTGRSLFPQLGNSFFWIVLGLAIALIGLAAAESRSTPRETEAHEPG
- a CDS encoding F0F1 ATP synthase subunit epsilon; this translates as MDDKRIELEIVTPAGVVLRESVDEVEAPGVQGHFGVLPGHRPFLTQLRAGELRYRIGRRNAFVAVHWGFAEILPHKVTVLVETAELAGDIDLERAETAKQRALERLQQFGTAYDLERARNAYERATARLAAAQLGRSQGGKSSP
- the atpD gene encoding F0F1 ATP synthase subunit beta, with translation MPQPKQSNLGRVVQVIGNVVDVEFASGQLPAIYNALTIKDDKKLSTEELEITVEVQQHLGENRVRTVAMQPTDGLVRGMTVADTGQPITVPVGPSTLGRVMNVLGEPVDRLGPIESETRYPIHREAPAFTEQSTKLEMFETGIKVIDLLEPYVRGGKVGLFGGAGVGKTVIIMELIHNIATQHGGFSVFAGVGERTREGNDLWLEMKESGVIEKAALIYGQMNEPPGVRLRVGLTGLTVAEYFRDEGQDVLLFIDNIYRYTLAGMEVSALLGRMPSAVGYQPTLASEMGDLEERITSTDKGSITSIQAIYVPADDYTDPGVATTFSHLDATTQLSRQIAELGIYPAVDPLASTSRILDPRVIGEEHYRVAFAVKEILQRYKDLQDIIAILGIDELSEEDKVTVARARKIQRFFSQPFQVAEQFTGRPGRYVPLEETVKAFNRLVRGEYDHIPEQAFYMAGGIEEVEQNAERMAAA
- the atpG gene encoding ATP synthase F1 subunit gamma, yielding MASLRDLRRRTRSVKNTQQITKAMKMVAAAKLRRAQDAILSARPFAKKMLEVLNSLATRADPESHPLLRAREPNHVDVVVITADKGLCGSFNANILKSAEQFLRGITCERLELQVVGKKARDYFRRRRSIRQEYPDVFRELSYETAGSIARPLIERYSKDDPDAEDRVDAVFLIYNEFKSVMQQDVVVERLLPLEKLHFENVAEELDYIYEPTAAEIYDAIIPRHVEYQVWHALLESAAAEHAARMTAMENATRNATELIEKLTLTMNKVRQASITTEILEVVSGAEAIR
- the atpA gene encoding F0F1 ATP synthase subunit alpha, which encodes MEIRADEITKILKEQIGDYESRVEVAEVGTVVSAGDGIARVHGLEGVMYGELVELPNEVFGLALNLEEEAVGLVLFGNTTYIKEGDEARRTRKILQVPVGDGLVGRVVDALGRPIDGKGPIHSKNFNPVERIAPGIVDRQPVKEPLQTGVKAVDAMIPIGRGQRELVIGDRQTGKTAIAVDSILNQKGKNVICVYVAIGQKLSTVAQVVKTLEESDAMSHTIVVNAAASDPAPLQYLAPYSGCAMGEHFRDNGGHAFCIYDDLSKHAAAYREISLLLRRPPGREAFPGDVFYLHSRLLERAAKLSEAMGGGSLTAFPFIETQAGDLSAYVPTNVISITDGQIYLESDLFNAGIRPAINVGNSVSRVGGSAQIKAMRQVAGTMRLELAQYREMAAFAQFGSDLDKATQAQLAKGERLVQILKQDQYEPVPVEKQVAVIYAANNGYLDDLPVSECRRFEARLYEYLDERHPGVLQAIREKKTLEEDLKAKLERALDEFKERFKSEASESSAA